A stretch of Vespula vulgaris chromosome 15, iyVesVulg1.1, whole genome shotgun sequence DNA encodes these proteins:
- the LOC127069395 gene encoding ceramide synthase 6, producing the protein MMNTLMNISSTFWSPDIWLPPNITWDDIKPNSENKYADYHHLIFPLPMALILLIMRYTLERYCFAPFGKSLGIKNTRSKKAPTNEILEKAYSSKKIKHKQIIALAKQLDCSERQIERWLRLRRSQDKPSTLTKFCENNWRCSYYTYSFFYGLIILWNKPWLWDINQCYYNYPYHSVTNDVWWYYMISMAFYWSLSFSQFFDVKRKDFWQMFIHHIVTIVLLCFSWVANLTRIGSLVLLVHDSADIFLEVAKMAKYANYQKFCDFIFVIFTILWISTRVGIFPFWIIYSTLIEAPKIVPMFPAYYVFNTLLCLLLLLHSIWTYVIIKIAYNAFYAGQMEGDIRSNSSEDVSDASENNASVSDTTNYVNKRSPRQKTQ; encoded by the exons ATGATGAACACATTAATGAATATATCGTCGACATTTTGGTCACCGGACATATGGCTACCGCCCAATATAACATGGGACGATATAAAACCGAATTCAGAAAACAAATATGCTGATTATcatcatttaatatttcccTTACCAATGGCCTTAATTCTGCTGATAATGAGATATACTCTTGAGAG GTATTGCTTTGCACCTTTTGGCAAATCGCTtggtataaaaaatacaaggtCAAAAAAAGCACCTACGAATGAAATTTTGGAAAAAGCTTAtagtagtaaaaaaataaaacacaaacag ataataGCTTTAGCTAAGCAACTAGATTGTTCTGAACGACAAATAGAAAGGTGGCTTAGACTCAGACGTTCTCAGGACAAGCCTTCTACATTAACAAAGTTCTGCGAAAACAA TTGGAGGTGttcatattatacatactcATTCTTTTATGGccttattattttatggaaTAAACCGTGGCTATGGGACATAAATCAATGTTATTACAACTATCCATATCATTCAGTAACTAATGATGTGTGGTGGTATTATATGATATCTATGGCATTTTACTGGTCATTGAGTTTTTCACAATTCTttgatgtaaaaagaaaagatttttggCAAATGTTTATTCATCATATAGTGactattgttttattatgtttttcatGGGTTGCTAATTTAACAAGGATTGGTTCATTAGTCTTGTTAGTTCATGATTCTGCTGATATATTCTTAGAA gTGGCAAAAATGGCAAAATACgctaattatcaaaaattctgcgattttatatttgttattttcacaATATTATGGATTTCCACACGTGTTGGTATTTTTCCATTTTGGATAATTTATAG taCATTGATTGAAGCACCTAAAATAGTGCCGATGTTTCCAGCATATTATGTGTTTAATACATTATTGTGTCTCCTACTTTTGCTTCATTCAATTTGGACTTACGTTATTATTAAGATAGCATACAATGCCTTCTATGCTGGTCAG aTGGAAGGTGATATACGAAGTAATAGCAGTGAAGATGTTTCAGATGCCTCTGAGAATAATGCATCTGTTAGTGATACAACGAACTACGTCAACAAACGAAGTCCAAGACAAAAGacacaataa
- the LOC127069388 gene encoding GPI transamidase component PIG-T: MKSSKVYLLISISVLLVINSVHTHVDSFDEELFLKPLPSSHVYAYFQFTTIWKSLNTPKSFHHSHLFPRGLGEIIGRHKIDELHITLTQGLWNYQKWGYPFYDAGSGAEIYAWFNKDVSNIDQEWKGLTNALSGLLCASLNFIESANSISPKFTFRPRGVVKQTPNSTYLRYSSLPREIVCTENITPFKKLLPCDSKKGLATLLNSAYIHNTNYHSLGIHFRSICGNIACTDTFLELQQTVSLIYDNVVDTQDWSIRKFFGMGIKGSCPLTTISNIYVDISSNKTHHVYKIIPTPTVKLKSLRGGQQNNIAIYDIKSHSIEGMFNIAVKHSTTKTAVVNYPSILYANRYIIGSGQQKGSLVTKIHNNHWQALNIVLLENIPWYLSVYLHTIKITCNEENVIPLALHYMPGKERINPYYLELILRLPPHSVTKFSIEIEYLFLKWQEYPPDANHGFYMGPAIITALLPIARNYTALPLDGSTITSSFNASRDSYLVQLRTESLLISLPTPDFSMPYNVICLACTAVALAFGPLHNICTKRLVLKHIEKDWKEKIFSLFKEKIFGFKEKQE, encoded by the exons atgaagtCGTCAAAAGTATACTTATTAATCAGTATTAGTGTTTTACTCGTTATAAATAGCGTTCATACGCATGTTGATTCCTTCGATGAAGAATTGTTCTTAAAACCTTTACCAAGCAGTCATGTTTATGcttattttcaatttacaaCAATATGGAAATCCTTGAATACACCAAAGTCAT TTCATCACTCACATTTATTTCCAAGAGGATTAGGTGAAATTATAGGACGTCATAAAATAGATGAATTACATATAACTTTGACCCAAGGTTTATGGAATTATCAAAAATGGGGATATCCTTTTTATGATGCTGGATCTGGAGCTGAGATATATGCTTGGTTTAATAAAGATGTCTCTAa TATCGATCAAGAATGGAAGGGACTCACTAATGCATTGTCAGGTTTACTTTGTgcttctttaaattttattgagTCTGCCAATAGTATATCGCCAAAATTTACTTTTCGTCCTCGTGGTGTTGTTAAACAAACTCCAAATTCTACTTATTTGCGCTATTCTTCTTTACCACGAGAAATAGTTTGCACAGAAAATATAACaccatttaaaaaattattaccatGTGATTCCAAG aaaggTCTAGCAACTTTATTAAATTCTGCATACATTCATAATACAAATTATCATTCTCTTGGTATACATTTCCGCTCTATATGTGGTAATATAGCTTGTACAGATACATTTTTAGAATTGCAACAGACGGtttcattaatatatgataatgtagTAGATACACAG GATTGgtctataagaaaattttttggaATGGGAATTAAGGGATCATGTCCTCTTACAACAATAAGTAACATATATGTTGATATATCAAGTAATAAAACGCAtcatgtttataaaataattcctaCACCCACGGTCAAACTTAAAAGCTTACGTGGAGGACAACAGAATAATATTgctatatatgatattaaatcgCATTCTATTGAAGGGATGTTTAATATTGCAGTTAAGCATAGTACAACAAAGACTGCAGTTGTTAATTATCCTTCTATTCTTTATgcaaatagatatattatag GATCTGGTCAACAAAAAGGTAGTTTAGTAACAAAGATACACAATAATCACTGGCAGGCACTTAATATTGTACTATTAGAAAACATTCCATGGTATTTATCAGTCTACTTGCACACAATTAAAATCACCTGTAATGAGGAAAATGTTATTCCAT taGCACTTCATTACATGccaggaaaagaaagaataaatccatattatttagaattaattttacgCCTACCACCTCATTCAGTTACAAAGTTTTctatagaaatagaatatttatttttaaaatggcAAGAATATCCACCTGATGCAAATCATGGATTTTATATGGGTCCAGCAATTATCACAGCACTACTACCAATTGCACGAAATTATACTGCTTTACCTCTTGATGGAAGTACTATAACATCaag CTTTAATGCCTCACGAGATAGTTATCTGGTGCAATTGAGAACAGAATCTTTACTCATCAGTCTTCCTACTCCTGATTTTAGTATGCCATATAATGTGATCTGTTTAGCATGCACAGCAGTTGCTCTAGCATTTGGTCCACttcataatatatgtacaaaacGATTAGTATTGAAACATATTGAAAAAgattggaaagagaaaatattttctctttttaaagaaaagatttttggatttaaagaaaaacaggaataa